A stretch of DNA from Dioscorea cayenensis subsp. rotundata cultivar TDr96_F1 chromosome 4, TDr96_F1_v2_PseudoChromosome.rev07_lg8_w22 25.fasta, whole genome shotgun sequence:
TCCCACTGCTTTCAAACTCTTCACAGGTTTGCAAATCTTCAGTTAATGTTTGCATTAATCTAAGACTAGATGGAATAAGATCTTTAATTCAAGATAAGTtattcttggtttttcttttttttttttcggtttCCATTGAAGTTATGATTTCATCTGCTGTCCTGTTTTTTTGGTAGTTTTCCAAATACTATGACTTAGTGCATAGACTTGACCATCATGAGAACTGTCTTTTCGGTTACTCATTCCACACATTGACTTGCTTTCTAAAATGGAGAGTGCTTTAAGGGTCATTAAAGGTGCAAATGcacactaatatatatatatatatatatatatatatatattagattcaTCTTGTACGAAACGTCCGTAGAAAtgcattctatatatatatatatatccatttttCCACAATTACATTTGAATCTAACAGTCataaatcattcatttaaaacaataaaaatcatagtAAATTTgcacaataatattaaatattattataaatactatcataaactatgaaaaataaaataacagtaTTAAATAGTTCTGTGTAGGATATAGAATTCTTTAATTTAAATCGTTTAATCATCATCATAACAATActttgttataaaataaaaattcaatcaatTACCCCAATGCAAGGGCATGATTTTAAGTTctatttatgatattgtttgtgTTTAAAACGTCAACAATTGAcaaattctcatatatatatatatattaatttatactaaaatgaaaataaaactgtTATAAAATGAGTCACTGGAAAATCAGGGTCAGCATGGATGGTTTTGTCAAGGGAATTTGTGGAGTACACAATATGGGGGTGGGACAATCTGCCCAGAACACTACTGATGTACTACACAAACTTTGTATCATCTTCAGAAGGCTACTTCCAAACACTCATTTGCAACACTCCTGAGTTCATGCACACTGTAGTTAACCATGACCTGCACTACATTTCCTGGGACAAGCCTCCTAAACAACATCCTAGGACGCTTTCGGTCTCCGATGCCGTCCATATGATCGACGCAAACGTCCCATTTGCACGAAAGTTTATTAGTAATGATGCGGTATTGGATAAGATCGACGATGAACTGCTCGGTGGCCGGAGAAATGAGAGCTTTGTGTATGGAGGGTGGTGTGAAGGGAGCCCTGTATGCACAGAGGTTGGAGATGTTTTACTGCTGAAGCCTGGGTTTGGGGCTCAGAGGTTGGGAAAACTTATGGATCATTTGCTAGTTGGGAATAGTGGGTTTGTTACTGGCAATCAATGTAAGTGAGAGGTTTGAAAGAAGCTATAGAAAGAGTGATAGTGTGATACTGATAATTGAAAGtgggggaaaaaagaaaaaaaaagtagtttagtgttttgtgatttgtttgCATAATATGCAAAAATCTTACATTAATCCAAAAAAAGTAGTAAAgtgttttgtgatttgtttgCACAATATGCAAAAATCTTACATtaatccaaaaaatatatatatataaataaaagggtTGTTTCAATTTTCAAGCAAGTTAAAGTTGTCTGCAAGTATTGGTGTTTGTACAGTTATTTATCAAGGACTTTAATTTTAGAAGATAGACTATTAgactaaaattttaagaaaatattttattaaaaaccaacaaTTGCCTCTTCAATAACAGTGATGGTATTTTATTTCCTCTTTATACAAAAATCTAGAGCTGAAATTCCGGCATTGTATGCATTTCTAAAAAttggactaaaaaaaaaataactgaatCTTGAGtggagtaaaataaaaaaagtaaaagtaaaaataaatctatTGTTTTGAGgttttaaaattgaatataaagtcatatataaattatataatcaaaatatatataatttttttttatataaaaatctatTAGTAATCACCCACCTTTCGTATGATATCATCCAGAGTGAtgcggttttttttttatacctttatttttatgttttttttttattttgtgttgatcCATCTctagtatattttttttcttcgttttattttattttttgttgtttttctcttttatgtttatgttcTCCTTCTATTAATGttagtggtttatttatttttttaaacaaatatacacATATAGTGAAAAAGGTGACAAAACACAGGAGCACGGGGACGTGACGTGTGGGAGCCAAAGTTCCAGCGCCGGCCTCACGTGCTCTCACCTTACATAGGACATGAGGTTCGATCATGGGTTCTCCTCAAAATAAACACCCTACGCAAAAGACCCAATATTAATTGACCCAAAGGCCGTtggttatatataatttaatatatatatatatatatatatatacactagaCCTGTCCAAGAGCTGGGCTACCCGCCCAAGCCCGAAGGCCCGCCCGAAAAATAGGAGggcttggacaaatatataaggcCCGATGTCCGGGCCTTAGACAAAAAAAACCCATTTTATAAACGGGTCGGGTTtggttttcattaataaaagcCCAGTCTGGCCCAGCCCgccctgaattataaaatatatttatcaacaaataatactttatatatatatatatatatataatggtttgaattgccattgattatttattaattcattttcgatatacttatataatatatatttgttattgattACCATTAATAGTTTGAATATTAGTTGTtgtaattgaataaatatttgcatttgatattttaatttttaagtgttttgtagaataatatttgatcatattcacatattaatattattgttaatttttttaaaacttatatattatttgatgaaaaacttATTGGGCAGGCTTGGGCGGGTCTTGGGTAGAAGTTATTAAATATGGGTGACTTCTGGCAGAAGTTAAGGCCCAAATTTTCGGGTCGGGCCGGCTTGGACAAACCTAAAATTTAGTAATTATAGATGAAGCCCGGCCCGGCCCATGAACAGGTCTAATATACACTCattctctttaaatttttttttctgctttatGTTTGGggtacaaaattttaaattgaacaTATACCTAAATaagcaaattatatttttaaatatttataaacaaacactaataaaataatttattgtgcgtaaaatttatttcatttatttattttttgaattttgtaacAAATTTAAGGAAATAAGCTTGCAAATAATGGTCTTTTTAAGGGTAGATATGCTAAAAAACCCGCCGTTCCCCAATCTTCTTGGTATCCAGAGAACTTCGCATCCCGGAGGATGTCGGCGATGGCCATGGCCGCCGTCAGAGCTTCTTGGTGGTTTTTCGCTCCTCCCCGGTCCTTGCAGTTCTCCAAACCATCCCTTTTCCGTTCCTCTCCAGGTATAGCTTTGCTTTTGTCCACAATCTCCATGAAGACGAACTTATGAGGTGTTGATTTGGAATTCAGTGAGGTTGAATGCTTACGGAATATGCATCGCTTCTGGTGCTTTGAAGCCCGGAGGTGGCGTCGTCGTTGATGCTTTGCTGAAAGGGGGTGGAGATAGGAATGTCGCTGATGTGGTGAAGCACATCACTGATATGGTACCATTTTAGTTCTTTTCCACTCTTTTATGCTATGAATCCAGTGAATGATTTTGCATGTGTGTAtgtgttttcaatttcattactTTTCGATGAAAAATTTTCAGTTTCTTACGTTTGATTTTTAATGAAGTGAAATGGCAGTGGATAATGAAGTTGGTGGTTATTCTAGAAAATTGATGCCTTTTGTTAAGTGAAGTGAGTTTGTGATCGCAGTATCACTTGAATGTTAGGCAGTATGCTATAACTTGATGTCTCTTGTATGAAACAATGAAGAAACCTGTTTATAATCTCATGCTTGATGCCATTGAGTGTTACTTTTCTGCCTTTTGATTGAGAAGTTCAATATATAGCACTCTACTATTTATAGCATATATGTGCAGGCGaagagggattttttttttttttgtggaaatttATTTTTGGAGATACAATCATGGATTAGGTCctagtttgtatatatatatatatatataggaaaaatcatttatttttccattgtcatttcatgtgtatatatttatagatatcaTGAAACTTGACAGAAGGTTCTTTAATTATTCAAAcaaatgtcatttatttttagacAGATAAGTGTATCAAAATCACTTTGTTTAGCTACAATGGTTGTggtattacaaaagaaaacaagaaatgagTTGAAAAGTACAAGCAAGTGTTAAAACAGGTGCCTAGCCCTCAATAATTCAACTCAGCAGGTTGTTGTTCTTTAATATGTATTGAGATGAAGATCTAATCAAGATCGATTCAATTTTAATGTTGTTATCTTTCaactcatcaagttttttggTGAGCTGAACATGAACTGTTCCGGGAACTTGTCAACTCCATGCCGTCCAGTGTCAAAATTTGTAATGGCCTAGTCAATTCACCTTTGTAGTCCTTAGAAGTCCATCATAAATGCTTGGTTTGGAGAACTACATTGTTTTTGTCTCTCTGCTGTTAATCTCTTAATGTTTTTCGCATCAAAGCTTCTGTCCTTTTGACATTCCTTGAGCCAAAATGGTTAGCTATAGTTGCACTTTTGTGTTTCAAAATGCCATCTGCTCCATACAAATTCACATATCAACTTCATCTTGAAAGAACAATCACTAATCCatgtttcttctatttctttgttCTAAAAGATCTTCTGATATAGCATATTTCCAGTTGTAAATTTCTTTGTTCTTCCTATTCTTAAGTTCTCATCATATATTTGGCTAATTTGAGCTGTTGTACTTAAGGAGTTCAAATTTTGAAGGATCAGATAATAATTGCCAAGATTGCTTTTTGGAGAAACTTATTTGTTGTCCTAAAATCAAGAATCATTGCTTTCAAATTGAAAATTCCTGCTGGTCTTAAGTAGGGAAGACGGGCTTCATCAAGAAGGGAGATTCTCCACACTGATTTCCTCACGCCTCCTGTGGTTAAAGAGGCAATGTTGGCACTAGAGAAGTTAGCTGATATCCAAGCTGTTTCCCAAGGAGGATATCCACAGGTTTGGGATAGCTGTGTCAGCTCGTCTATAGTCGTTTCTCATGTTCTTTTAATCATTTATACTTCCAGCTCTCTGTTGATCTATTTAGGCTGAACGTTGTCGCCTTTCTGTTGGACATCCTGATATTATGACTACTGATCCTGATACAGTTGCTGCATTGAGGTATATCTAGCACCTGTTGCAGGAGTATTCCCATTCTTTATGTAGATTGGCTAAACCCATACTCTGGTCAGCATCTCAGGGAACTTTGGGTTTGAACCTTGTTCTCATGGTGATTTCCTTGGTGCAATTCTTGGTACAGGGATTGTGAGGGATAAAGTTGGAGATATAATATTGCAGGTAATGTCATGCTCAACATTCATGGGTTGAACATTTGCGTCTTTTGCCATCTGTTTTTTTCGGCTTGACAAACTCATGGTGAGTCACTGATCTAAATATTCATACAGGGAGAAAAAGGTGCCCATGTCCTTGTGGTTCCAGATCTTGTTGACTTTCTTACCACAACGCTAGACAAGGTTGGCAAGCTGTCATTTATTATTTGCTTTCAAATTTCTTGATTCTTCTATTTGATTCATTTGGGAACAATTGTCTACTTGTTTTAATGATATAACTCATTTGTATTTATCAGATAATCTCCCATGCAAGTGACACACTCTGATCTCCTTGCTTATGTACTTAATGATATTCAcaaaattgattttgatttgcTCATTCCACCCCTTTGATATTTGGTGAAGTTCTTGTTTTGTAGTTGCCAGATGCAAAAGCGAAAATTGTAGatgcagaatttttttttttaattactgtgAAAGCATATAAATGCATTTGAAACTAGTAGCCATATGTTGGTGCCTACCTTTAGCTATTTGCCCCACCTGCTATAATATACCCATATTTTGTCAATTAAtctcattgtgctaacttgtaTTGATTATTCTAATCGCAACTAAATTGACAGCATCACGGTGATAGCACCAACTCCCTTATGGCTTTAGCAAAAAATTGCTCCCTTCATCATTTTCAATAGACAATGCTATCCCAAGTTTCCCTTTTGCCAATGTTCCTTAGCTGTTAGGGCAGAAATGGGCAGCCCAATCAGTTTGGGGTCTACAAAAGGTTCATAAACAACCATACGACACATACGTTGATATTGTTTCCTCCCTCTGAAGCTCAGGACATGAAGGTTGCCAGTGGGCAACCTTATTGTTGTGCCAAGGATCTACCCTCATTCATAAAGCAAGGCATCCTGAAATATAAGATGAaatgttctttccctttttctagTAAGACCCTGCTGCCTTTCACATGAGTAACCTAATGCGGGAAAGTTGTATGTCCAAAATCTCTAGGTTTCAGTTCCTTGTTATTTATCTTCTGAGAAGCTGAACAAACAACACTGAAAAAATTTTACCCTCTTGCATAGGTTGGTAATGTTTCCGTGTCATGCATACAGATACCACTGCTTGCTCTGGAGTATGAACCTCCAAGGTCAGGGAATAATCTTTGTTGCCCTTTGTTTCTCATTTAGTGTGTTAGCTTATCTTCTCTTGACCACTTGATTGCAGGACCAAATCATTTACAACTGTTGAAGCATCAGCAAGGGTTGATGCTGTAGCTAGTGCAGGATTTAAGATATCGCGTTCTAAACTTGTTGACATGATCAGGTATGTTGTTTTGACTTGTAAATTGCTTGCTGAGAAGTAACATTCAGTCTAATGTGCTTCTCATCTAATAAGAGTTCTTATAGTGTTGGAATTTGAATATTTACAATCAAGAGGAACCAGCCATGGACATTAGTTCAAATTTTACAATCAACTGAGTAGGTAATCACGGAAATTGGCTGCAATGGCTTACATTAATCTGTATTGAAACTTAATGATTGCCATCTGAACATTCTATTAATGATTGACTGAGCAGTTTCACCAGGTGAATACCATCAAATCATGTGGAAAGTTTAATCATCTCTTAATTCTATTCTCGTGGCAATGCTACTGCACCTTGTATAATGCTAACCGATTTTAATTCTTTACAATGCTTCAAACAACTTAAGTTACATAACCAAATCATCAAGCATTCACTAAAATTACTTAGGATGGGCTTCGTGCTATATTTCCAAGGCTCACTCTCATTAGGCTTTGGATCCTTTGTCAATGCAATTTCCTTCTTGATTTTTTGACATTAACTCCCTCTCAATGCAATTTCCTTCttgattttttaacattaactctctctctttctctgaaAGTAAACTTACCATGACTTGTTTAACATGTGGTTTGATCACTCATAAGCATTATTTGTGCACACATGCATGTTGAAGTTTTGTTTCTCATTTATCACCTCCATTCCTTTAATGCCTACTTGATTCATTTACACATTTGAACTTCATGTATACATCTGTTCTGCTGTCAGCAACGGTGATGTGCGGGTTAATTGGTCTCCTGTAACAAAAAATGGAGCCACGCTCAAGACTGGCGATATCGTCTCTGTCAGTGGGAAAGGGAGGTTAAAGGTAAACtttcaaacaaaaatgaaaagttcaTTGCCTGATTGCCTAAACTTCAAGAATccatgttttgtttcttttgatgtttTGCCTGTAAAATGTGAACTTTGTTTAGAGACTTGCAAAATCTTGTCAAAGGACCAATTACCTTAAACTCATTAACATCGGAAGGTTTCATNNNNNNNNNNNNNNNNNNNNNNNNNNNNNNNNNNNNNNNNNNNNNNNNNNNNNNNNNNNNNNNNNNNNNNNNNNNNNNNNNNNNNNNNNNNNNNNNNNNNNNNNNNNNNNNNNNNNNNNNNNNNNNNNNNNNNNNNNNNNNNNNNNNNNNNNNNNNNNNNNNNNNNNNNNNNNNNNNNNNNNNNNNNNNNNNNNNNNNNNNNNNNNNNNNNNNNNNNNNNNNNNNNNNNNNNNNNNNNNNNNNNNNNNNNNNNNNNNNNNNNNNNNNNNNNNNNNNNNNNNNNNNNNNNNNNNNNNNNNNNNNNNNNNNNNNNNNNNNNNNNNNNNNNNNNNNNNNNNNNNNNNNNNNNNNNNNNNNNNNNNNNNNNNNNNNNNNNNNNNNNNNNNNNNNNNNNNNNNNNNNNNNNNNNNNNNNNNNNNNNNNNNNNNNNNNNNNNNNNNNNNNNNNNNNNNNNNNNNNNNNNNNNNNNNNNNNNNNNNNNNNNNNNNNNNNNNNNNNNNNNNNNNNNNNNNNNNNNNNNNNNNNNNNNNNNNNNNNNNNNNNNNNNNNNNNNNNNNNNNNNNNNNNNNNNNNNNNNNNNNNNNNNNNNNNNNNNNNNNNNNNNNNNNNNNNNNNNNNNNNNNNNNNNNNNNNNNNNNNNNNNNNNNNNNNNNNNNNNNNNNNNNNNNNNNNNNNNNNNNNNNNNNNNNNNNNNNNNNNNNNNNNNNNNNNNNNNNNNNNNNNNNNNNNNNNNNNNNNNNNNNNNNNNNNNNNNNNNNNNNNNNNNNNNNNNNNNNNNNNNNNNNNNNNNNNNNNNNNNNNNNNNNNNNNNNNNNNNNNNNNNNNNNNNNNNNNNNNNNNNNNNNNNNNNNNNNNNNNNNNNNNNNNNNNNNNNNNNNNNNNNNNNNNNNNNNNNNNNNNNNNNNNNNNNNNNNNNNNNNNNNNNNNNNNNNNNNNNNNNNNNNNNNNNNNNNNNNNNNNNNNNNNNNNNNNNNNNNNNNNNNNNNNNNNNNNNNNNNNNCAAAAACTTCTCAAGAGATCACCACAAAgttagggtaaatttttttaatattaggcTGAAACTTTTGATTAGTTTCGAACTGATCGTGGAGcgatttaatttgatttggtgcatcaactttaatttgatttcttggTATAATGCGTAGTTTTGGCTCTGAATGAATGATATTTCTTTTCGATGACGTGTATCTTTTATAATGGAAAGTAGTGTGTGGTGGGAGGGCTACTTTCGATTTTTAGACAAAGCATGTAGTGAGTGGAGGGTTAAGAGTCATGGCGGTTATTCTTGAcgatcaaataaaattaaagttaggTGGCGAAAATGAGCGTGAGTGGAGACATTGTCGACGTGATATGACGAAAGTTTGAGTGGCCTCTTAAAATCTATCCACAgagattaatttataattactgCTTAGCGTAAGACATGTATATGAGACTATAAATAGTAGAAAATGCTTTACATCacatccaaccctatttccctCTTTTGTTTATGTTTCAATGGGCCCACCTTGGTTTCTTTTCAGTTctgtttcttttcctttgtgCTTCAGCGCATCTCTAGAGCCATTGCATGTTTGCATCCACTATCCAATGTGCATCTACTTGTTGACTGGACAATTTATAAGCCCACAAAATGatattctttcattttcatccttctttcctttaaaagtatttaaatgtttttttagcatttttaactaaaatttttaaataataataataattttaaaagactAATTAACAATTCTTTACGTTTATCGCAAAACATAATCATCATATTATAGATAagtatttttcacaattttaaatctataattttcttaaaacctgtttcattgtgtttatttttaaatttattctgATATGAGATTATTTAACTTCACGCCTcacttttaataataaaaagatggtaACTTAGAGGTATTATTCTTTAACATGTTTGTTGGTTTTAAAATTTGCATTCAAATTTACATAGTTTCTACTCCAAACTAGgcaagtaattttataataccaTGGTTGTTACATCAGCACCAGCACGAGAGCATGCTGGCGtcaaaactttttatatatatcactTCCTCACTACTTATTATTTCTCAAGTTgcccttttctttattattatagagtcgaaagcaaaattaaaaatacatatatctaaataaatttataaattagaccaaataagttataagaaaaattagaagaaagtgAGGTTTTAAATGTGTAGCATaccttttattttgataataataaaaataaatgaggttttagaaaaattaatatgttttacaataataataataagtggaaattgtaAGACAGCACTTTAAGTTTCGCCAAAATTTAGCACCCGTTAGTTTTTTGCGATCACGAAAAACCTCCTTTTAAAATTACATGTTTTCAAACCGAGCGTAATACGGATGTGAGCGGGTGAGTTTAAtagacgaaaatgcccttgcagtaggggagtcgtgggctgcgaCCATCTGGGCGATTTGAGGAGGAGTGGGGGGTTTTCAGTAGGAGTAGACCAGGAGGCAATTTATTGGGccagtttaattgctttttctcgactcgcgtcttgacttttccatttcgaaaTTTGTCTCAAAGTTGTCTCTACGTGAGCCTCTGCTAATTGCCAGTTTAcatcgacttttccctttccgtCGGTATCTGAAGGAGAAGTCCCATGCGATAGTTGGCATTTCAGTGATTTTGCGATCTAAGGtatgagtatggttttatgttaagctgatacattctgaaagaaagatttttcggtttgttttgtgctctgtttttgttggaagatatttgAAAAGTCTGCTGAGGATTTCAGTGGGGTTTTGATGAGTctgagggagatttctcggctaggggtttttgttttgttttgcgttTTCATTATGTACTCGCtctcgaaatagtttttcgattgttatgatttattatgtaatatttataatgtacgttttcAGTTTCGTTTGATAGTTTGACGATTTCTACAAAATGAGGTTGGCGTTTagaaaatgagatattctgtttaacatttgttgtctacAGTTTTAAGTATTCcgagtctctgtttaacaaaatgggtctgcatttaacattttatatctgtttaataagcgaggttctggtttaaaaccttatattcgTGGCAAACTTTTGTAGCGATCTAGCCGAACTTGTGATTAGTGGCGATacgacctagttaatgggcgttctTGTTGTGGCAGGTTGTGGAGCGCTCATGAGATTGAAAGTTCAACGGCACCCGTGACTTGGGAGATTATTAGAAGAACTGCGTGTTGAGAAATTGAGCTCGTGATACTCACAGAggccttcttgattctcttttgacAAGTGCGATGGTGGCGTcgataaattcgggatcggggaaagcgCTGCGGGTTTGAGACACTCGAGATGTGGCCTGCGTTCTTGAGTGCAGCGTTGACGATGGCGGCGGtggtctttcgaagaagaaaaccggtcggtTGAGGCGTTATCTGTCGAGACCTACGAGGAGGCAGAGACTCCGTCGAGGCAGCTCTGCAGTGCGAGCTTGTTCGAcgggagggagaagaagataatttttgtcgaGACTCGATGGGTGTACCTCGTGCCAGGGGCCGGTCATCTTCCCAGAGCTACAGTCGTGCTCGGTTCAGGCGGAtgcgttgattacgtcgatgatctaccggccaTGGGGCGTCTGCGTGGGCGGGAGGCTGAcgagtggcttatggaggatattcagCTGGCGCGAGTCTGCAAGATAGATCTGTGGAAGAGACCCGACACGAGATGCGTTAGGGGTTGCTCGGTGCGACAGCGATGcggtttctggtggccggagcgAGGAGAAAGTCAGTTCGGCGAGATCGCAGGAtcttgtgctacggtgaaaagtaCTTAGGAGCGGCGGTGAAAGCAGGCTTATAcagctcgatggaaaagaggtaatcaAATCGTGGAGCGATAtcacataagtctttaatgtttaaacattgtttttagcgtttaacttttaGTATTTACAGTTCAACTATGTATTAATAGCAGTTTAAATATTAcattctccgtttaattatattacataacgtttaaatatatagtttctgAGGCTGAttcgtgaatctttgaagaagaaatatttgttggcctGGCCAAGCGGATGGATGCCGTTGCTCGAGAACAGCTAgctcgaaggcgggatgagGAGAGCGGAAGGCCTACATACGTGCTTGTGACGGGCTAGCAGATTCTCACTTCCACCCGCCGCCGCGCAGCGCGTCCTCGGCCAGCCGGGAGAAGCCACTACTACCCGGCGATTGACGTGCCCTCCACCACCCGCGACAGCAACGCAGTCCCACAGAGCCGTGGCGCTCAGCCGTGGCGATGGCCCAgtgacattgggcgaagatgtACTCAACTCTTATCGCGGCgtgcgagatattgatgacGAAGTTTCCTCGAACATCGGCTCGTGTGGAGGGGCGGATTCGCGGCCCAAAGTTTTGCGCCGTCTCAGAAAGAGCCGGCTTACCCGGGAGGCGAGGCAGGGCGTGTCAGATTTGACGACGAGCGACATCGTCGAAGGAATCGTTCAAAGTGACCACGATGTTCGagagagacttgcgaaaaagggAGAAACAATCACGCCTCATCTCGGCATGTGACAGTGAAAGCGATAAGCAACACTATCATTTGGtgatctttattcttgagtCATCGTagattgatgacatggccgtagCGGTGGAGGGACGTCAaagtagatgatgtggccgaaTTCTTGCatggttgagaaggtcgttgacttctctttctcgatgaaatcgtcgacccgaGTGGAGCCAGTTTCTGCAGAGAATGCAGCGTCAAGATGGACAGCAATCCGCGAAGGTCGAAAcgagttaagggtgtgtctcccgatgATCTTTGTTATGCGTGGCGCtagcggttgagaagatcgtcgaatccgttctgGTGGTAGAGTCGGCGTCAGCAATGACCAGCCGTGATAGATCCCACCTGCAGCTAGAGAACCGTATGAAGAAGTATGCTGCGGTTGATCATACATCGTAGGTCCCACATGTCGAGAGACCTGATCCCACAACAAGAGCAATGATGTAAGGATGTATCGCGGGTTGATCTTAGTCGTAGTCGATCCCAGCATCCAAGGAAGATCTTTGCTGCCGAAGCCAGAACAGCgagagagagatgatcgaggcgaTCAAAATTGGACCGCGGCTCGAGCTTTTAttcagaagaagagaagaaatgggttggcacaGTCGGGTGTATGATCTGACGAgggttgatgaggatcttcctcgaCTCGCTACATGGACGGGTAAAGTGTcgtatgatattgtttaaaaggtttcttatagtgttttaactgattacctaatagtgtttaataccattatgttatcatttaagttttgatcttagtttaattatatataatatctataaatatatgattgataatatcgtttaaatattctGATATAGTCTACTAATatcattatcgtttaacctcgaccATCTGTGGTGTGGAAGAATGGCCATTGTCGATCGCCTGTATGACGGGTTATACTGTTgcttgagggaaggagatggtgttgatgatgtgatggacgcttcgTGTCATGTCCTCAAAAGTCGTTGACGAGACCCGTATCCTTACTGAAGCGCGCCTCCGTCGTCGAGGCCAGCTTGCGTATATTTATGCAAGCGGGGACGGCGCGCTGCAGCCTGATTATGGCTATGATCCGGGATGCGTGCGCACTGCGTAAGTTCGGTGTCATCCCtcagataatcatgaatggctgCACTTCCATATCAAGTAAATCACAGACGATGATAATACAGAATCGGGCGTTATTCTTAAGTACAGGAAAGTACGA
This window harbors:
- the LOC120258616 gene encoding putative RNA-binding protein YlmH, with product MSAMAMAAVRASWWFFAPPRSLQFSKPSLFRSSPVRLNAYGICIASGALKPGGGVVVDALLKGGGDRNVADVVKHITDMGRRASSRREILHTDFLTPPVVKEAMLALEKLADIQAVSQGGYPQAERCRLSVGHPDIMTTDPDTVAALSISGNFGFEPCSHGDFLGAILGTGIVRDKVGDIILQGEKGAHVLVVPDLVDFLTTTLDKVGNVSVSCIQIPLLALEYEPPRTKSFTTVEASARVDAVASAGFKISRSKLVDMISNGDVRVNWSPVTKNGATLKTGDIVSVSGKGRLKVNFQTKMKSSLPDCLNFKNPCFVSFDVLPVKCELCLETCKILSKDQLP